ttacaattataattataaattgtgGTGCGGTTCGCATTTTCATAGCATAAGAAGTATTAGGTCCCGAGTTCGGCTTAACAACCCCCTTTATCTGTCTCTAATTTTTACCACTTatcctttatttattttattttattaattatctcTCGTGTAAACTCCAGTACTGatactacaattatttttggtaacgCCAACATTGAATAAAAACTCGATTGTTAATAGGATTTGAGCCCAATGTTAAATTTCTAGTTTCCCTTTTCGAAGTTGAGtttactttttcaaaatatgcaaattaaATGACTCATTTTGGTGccgattaagaaaaaatttaaatgtcatatttatcattaattcTCAAGCGATATTTATTAGTAGATCTATTATTTGTCCACCTATTCAGAATAAGAACTTATTAAATGATGGCGGTTTCAATATAAAAGAAGAGATTAATTCAACTTAAACTCTGGAGTACTTATTTACCCTTATGTGCACATTTTCTTCACAAATCATGCCGTTTTCGACTAGATTTAActctttttataataaatagtcttaattatgttaaaataAGACCAGATCATAACCTACATATTAAGTAGCCCAGTTGTGAATAATTtgtactatttattactctctccatcgaaaaaaaaatgaatatttaaaatgacataaacattaatgcacaattgataaaataagagatatagaaaaaaagtaattatagtattattagttgATAATGAGATCCACCATATaacagagaaaaaagttaccaaaaatagaattagatatttttatgtgacaCCCCAAAATGGAACATatgcttatttttatgggacattTATGGGACAGAGAAAGTAATATAATTCACAATCAAACATGGCCTAGCTTTGAATTATACTGTTTtaacatataataattaattaacctaTTTCGAATTGTCAATTTGTGTTAACACAGCAAGATCTAAACCCTCTGATTACTCACACAGAAAACACACACTAATCTTGAAGAGAAAACGAGAGAGAGTTTCTTGGAGAAAGAGGGATTctctttattgattaatttcttACTCTACAAGATACAAGAAATGAGCTATTAATAGCTGACGCTAAAGTGGTAACTGCCACTAACTAACAGaatcaagaaacaagaaacaagAGCCTCAACGGCTACTTTCTAACAATCTAACTAACTCCAACGGCTAGTTTCTACTTGCTTTTTCTTTACTCTCTATCTTTGAGTTTCTAGACTGAATGTGAACTCTAATCTTACAATTTGATCTCCAATGCAGAACTAGATAGTACTACAAATTTAAGAGCATCATAAATCTATTGTGTAAATTGAGTTACTTTGTCCCGTCCAACAATATTATTCCTACTTTTTATTcagcacaaattttaaaaaatattgaaaacctaaaatatattactatgaGAACTATTTACgtttaataaaactaaaataaaattcttataaatataaataaattatgaatatacACGTGTCTTTTTAGAAGATATGGCTAAGAAAATGAAAGCCTCAAACTGAGATTTCAGAAGGCCCAATGGACTTGGAAAAATTCCGCCATGGCTGAAACCCTTTGGATTCTAGCCTTCTTCTCCACTTCCCAAATTCCAAGCTTTGCAATTTCCACCATTGCCGAATTTCCCACATATTTAACCACACAAATCTCAtgtcaattatttaattatgcaaTCCACTTCAATCCCCTCTTCCTGGCACACTTGCTGCTGCCACTATCCCCTTCCCAATAGCCTCTCCCACCCTCGGATTCCCACCAGCATCCCCCTCAACTCCCGCCCTCGCAATTCCCAATTCACGAATCACAACCTCGTCGCGCTCACCTCCACGCACAGCTGCTGCAAGGAGCAGGAGAGCAGCAAGCACAAGTTCAACAATCGAGAGAACAGCGAGTTCCTCCACGGATTCCGCTCTTCCATCGAGGATCAGGAGCCTAATTTCGAGGAGGAGGAGCGGGGATTTGAGGCGGATACTTCTTCAGGCATTTCGTCGAGCATGGGGTGGGCTGATTTCAAAGCCGCGCTAGGGCAGCGGATCAATTTCGAAGGCATCGCTTGCTCCGTTGGGATTTTCTCGAAGGATAAGCAGTTGTCGATTCCGCATGTTGCCGTGCCGGATATCCGATACATTGATTGGGTTGAGCTGAAAAAGAGGGGTTTTCAAGGTGTGGTTTTTGATAAGGATAACACTATCACTGTTCCTTACTCTTTGAGCTTGTGGGCGCCTCTTGCGCCTACGATTGAGCAGTGTAAATCTCTGTTCGGATCGAATATCGCTGTGTTCAGCAACTCTGCGGGtaaattttggtttgatttcgTTTATTTGAgctgattttgttttggtttgcTTGATTAAGTGTGTGGTTTGTTGATTTAGGGTTGTCTGAGTATGATCCTGATGGTAGAAAGGCAAAAGCCCTCGAGGATGCAATCGGCATCAAAGTCATAAGGCACAGTATGTTTTCTCATTCCACTCTCCAAATCGCAATCTTTATAATTGTGTGTATTAATTAGGTTTAGGATTAATTGATGTGGAAAAAATGTTGGACCACTTAGTGAGTTTGTTGCTTTCGTTTGTTCAATTTATTGTAGAGGTGAAGAAGCCAGCAGGAACAGCTGAAGATATCGAAAATAGCTTTGGTTGTGAATCCTCTAGACTTATTATGGTGAGATCCCATCTTGTAATTGTTTTATCTTCTCTATCGTTATATTTCTTGTGTGATTCGATTGAAAATCCGGACTATTGATTATGTATGTTGGCTGTGCAAATGCTAGGTTGGTGATCGGCCTTTCACGGATATTGTTTATGGGAACAGAAATGGTTTTTTCACAATACTAAGTGAACCGCTTAGTCATGAAAAGGAGCCTTTGATTGTGAAGCAGGTTGGTCACTTCAAATTATATTCATCTCTGTGCTTCCTAAGAACTTTTATTGATTGTGATTTGAAATTTAGTCGATATAGAGCTTTAGTTATGAGTCTCACTATTAACTTTCCTTTGGGAATGGCGGGGAAGTTTTTGCGTATACTGAGTTGTCATGGAACTGTTGGTGGTTGCGGATTGTTTTGTAACTGATAATGTTGCATCCATGTGCTGTTTGCCATTCAAGTGAAGGCTGCTTAAACATCTTGAGGCAGACTAGTATCGTCTGGtgcttaaaatttaaacttcTATTTAGCATAAGTATACTTCTCTAATCTCTAGTAAGTAGCAACACAATGGCGTATCTTAGAAGCCTTAGATGTTAATTGTCTTTACCCTAATTCTGCGAAAACCAAATCTTTGTTGTCGCTGAAAGCTGACATAATTGTGTTTATGGAGGCATGATGGCTGTGgtttttgtaactttttggCAGCAGATTGCATGTTAACTAACTATATCATGAGTCTATGACCAAAGGTTCAAATGCCTATGACCTCATTTTCCTTACTTGACCAGTCTACAAAATTTTGGGTCCTCGGGCATGATTGCTCTGAAGTTCTATTTGACCACTTAAAGGATATAAAACTAGTATTCGTAAAGTCATTGTGCGGATCGCATATCATTAAGGATGGGTAAAACTGATTGTAACTCAAGCCTCAAGGACAGGTGGATGTTTGTGTTTATCTATCATAACTTCATTTATTTCACACTCTTGTACAGTTGTACAGTgtcaaagtaaaaaagaaattgaattttggTTTATTATCTGTTTTTTCACTCTTATTTTCTACTTTGGTCATGTAATTCTTGTCAAAATCTTTATATtgtgaaattttgttgatgaaaGGATTCTACGCAGGTGAGGCTGCTTGAAGTGGCCCTTATTAAACGGTGGTCCAGTAAGGGTATAATGCCTGTCAGTCACAAGCTATTTCCAGACCCAGCAAAGTGTGTTAAGGATGTACCCATCTGAAAATTCTCATtaataatgaagaaaaagatcaTTCATTCtttacatattctttttttttcgtttttcaaaaaatgtttTCGTGAATTGGCAGGACTTAAGTAAATTATCAGAAATTAGCATCTCTATGAGTTAGTTACCCAAAGGACCATGGTTGATCTCACACACAGTTGCTAAAGAGCCAACTTAATGTCTGAAACCTTGCACTTTCAggttttctttataaaaactTGTTCCCAGTTAGAGAGTACTTTTAGAACGATCATGAAATACATCACTAGTGCGCTTATTTACCCATAACTTAGTAACTTCTGCTGCATTTAAGTGTTGAGGCATAATCGAACTTTTGAGTAGGTTGATGGCTGACCTCTATTAGTCTATTACCTTGCCTTGCAACCTTCTGTATTCTTTGGTTTTACTCTTGAGTAAATGGAAGagaatattatcaaattttttttgctatatTGTTACTTAGTGTTGGCATTTTCCTTGTTTGCAATATACCTCGGATTGTTACATGAGTGTATTTGTTCATGAAATGAACCATATGGTTTTAGGCTCTCAACATGACACACCATAGCAGACTCACGAGGGAAACGAGTAAATAACCATGAGCTTGAAAACTATAGCACTTGATGTTGCTTCTATGAATTCTTTCTACTTGCTGAATGGCCTACTTATTCTTGTTGCCCTTCTTTGAAGTTGTCTTTTGCTTAAGGAATAACATTATATGCTTTACTTATTAGGAAAAGTTGGATAGGACTTATGCATGAAACTTGTCGATTTAAGTATGATGATGGTTGATATGGTTTAGAATATCATGCTACTTGTATGAATTGAACTCGGTATCTCACGTTGAGATTAGTGCACGGTTGGTTTCGTGTTGGGGAATGATATCGATGTACATGAATAGCAGGTGCaactctatttttaaaatgtgttAATTACTCCCTGCCATGTCGTGACGATGAAATGCAATCAGTTGGTAAGACGCATCTCCTTCGCCTAAATTGATCGGGGGATTGAGTCACTATGGTCCATGAGAGTGAaactagtagtattacttATGGTCTTTATTTATGTACAAATTGGTACTGCCCTTTTAATTCTTGTATCGTTTGGGAGTGTCATATTTATTGCTATGTATTTCGAGTTTGATgggaaaatgattttttcattcttttcatCCGATTTTCATAGATCAGAATATGGGACCATCATAGGCTGGATTATTAAATCCAATGTTATTGACCTCGTGATCATGGCTTctaagaaaaaatgaatttttaaaagtaattgtTGGTTTGGACTTGTGCCCCTAGTGCATGAGCACGCAATAGAAATTTGTTCGAGCTTGTTactttaaacaacaaaattgaGCTGATTAACTCGTGAGAAAGCTCGTTAAGtggtttaatttgaaaataaaaagtttttcGATGATGCAAAACTTCTCAATCtataatatggagtaattaataatatttgtattagTTTTCCAACTAAGCTTGTTTgtcaaataaaattctaatgTGAGAAAAACGTGGAATGGCAAATACATTTATTAGTTTCGATAAAAGGGAGGGATATAGGTAGGGgctccaaaattaaaatttttgatcCAAGTCCAATCTATCTCAACACATTTAGAAAGAAAGCCTAAAAGTCTATTATTGTCCAactcaaaaaagaaaaaattaaaattttatcaaaataagtacaagctttaatttcaatttgaaatGTCTTCTTTGATTTAGAAGGTT
The nucleotide sequence above comes from Salvia hispanica cultivar TCC Black 2014 chromosome 5, UniMelb_Shisp_WGS_1.0, whole genome shotgun sequence. Encoded proteins:
- the LOC125188682 gene encoding phosphatidylglycerophosphate phosphatase 1, chloroplastic/mitochondrial gives rise to the protein MQSTSIPSSWHTCCCHYPLPNSLSHPRIPTSIPLNSRPRNSQFTNHNLVALTSTHSCCKEQESSKHKFNNRENSEFLHGFRSSIEDQEPNFEEEERGFEADTSSGISSSMGWADFKAALGQRINFEGIACSVGIFSKDKQLSIPHVAVPDIRYIDWVELKKRGFQGVVFDKDNTITVPYSLSLWAPLAPTIEQCKSLFGSNIAVFSNSAGLSEYDPDGRKAKALEDAIGIKVIRHKVKKPAGTAEDIENSFGCESSRLIMVGDRPFTDIVYGNRNGFFTILSEPLSHEKEPLIVKQVRLLEVALIKRWSSKGIMPVSHKLFPDPAKCVKDVPI